In Nitrospiraceae bacterium, the following are encoded in one genomic region:
- the glk gene encoding glucokinase: MILAGDIGGTKTNLALYDWTTERVEPVRMDSFHSSDYQSLEEIVDEFLHPPTPPTPVADEELAEPGEEHEAERSAPAAPESLKIRAASFGVAGPVIDNRCQTTNLPWVVDGAALGKKFDIPHVRLLNDLEATAHGILLLRPDELVVLNAGTPPKTKQALALIAAGTGLGESILFWDGSRYRPMPSEGGHSDFAPNSDNEIELLRHLRGSYLHVSYERIVSGPGLHAIYEYLRDTKKNEPTWLAEKIKVGNPAAEIAEAGLKGQADIAKQALDLFSTIYGAEAGNLALKALTLDGVYVAGGIAPKLLKKLQDGSFMRGFTNKGRYKRLMSQIPVRIVMNDKAGLLGAASVAAQLGQAAE, from the coding sequence ATGATTTTAGCTGGCGATATCGGCGGCACGAAGACAAACTTGGCGTTGTACGACTGGACCACCGAACGGGTCGAGCCCGTGCGCATGGACAGCTTTCACAGCAGCGATTACCAATCGCTGGAAGAAATCGTCGACGAATTTTTGCATCCCCCGACACCACCCACTCCGGTGGCCGACGAAGAGTTGGCCGAGCCGGGTGAGGAGCACGAGGCGGAACGGAGCGCGCCGGCCGCGCCTGAATCGTTGAAGATCCGCGCCGCCAGTTTTGGCGTCGCCGGCCCGGTGATCGACAACCGGTGCCAGACCACCAATCTTCCCTGGGTTGTGGACGGGGCCGCGTTGGGCAAAAAATTCGACATTCCTCATGTGCGACTGTTGAATGACCTTGAGGCCACGGCACACGGCATCCTTTTGTTGCGGCCGGATGAACTGGTGGTCCTGAATGCCGGAACTCCTCCGAAAACCAAGCAGGCCCTCGCGCTCATCGCTGCAGGAACCGGACTCGGGGAATCCATTCTCTTTTGGGACGGCTCGCGATACCGCCCCATGCCGTCCGAAGGGGGGCATTCGGATTTTGCGCCGAACAGCGACAACGAGATCGAATTACTTCGCCATTTGCGCGGCAGCTATCTCCATGTCAGCTATGAGCGCATCGTCTCCGGTCCCGGCTTGCATGCGATCTACGAGTACCTCCGGGATACGAAGAAGAACGAGCCGACGTGGCTGGCGGAAAAGATTAAAGTCGGTAATCCCGCGGCGGAGATCGCCGAAGCCGGACTAAAGGGACAGGCAGACATCGCGAAGCAGGCGCTCGACTTGTTTTCGACGATCTATGGCGCGGAGGCGGGGAATTTAGCCCTCAAGGCCCTGACGCTTGATGGCGTCTATGTCGCAGGCGGCATTGCGCCGAAGTTGCTCAAGAAGTTGCAGGATGGTTCGTTCATGCGGGGGTTCACCAACAAGGGCCGTTACAAACGCCTGATGAGCCAAATCCCGGTGAGAATTGTGATGAACGACAAGGCCGGCCTCCTCGGTGCAGCCTCGGTCGCGGCCCAACTGGGGCAAGCGGCAGAATGA
- the pgl gene encoding 6-phosphogluconolactonase, whose protein sequence is MTRAPEVRVFESPADVATEAADFFLWLGDQAIRRSGRFLVALSGGSTPKALYSSLCGPAHRNRLDWSRVEFCFGDERCVPPSHPDSNFGLARDYLFTPLNIAHGKIHRMEGEADPSAAATAYEYRLRQLVGEADERWPRFDLILLGLGEDGHTASLFPGTAAAQEKTRWVTPGSAPTGTRQRLTLTTGVINHAGVVLFLVTGASKAPVARKVLEGGATAAASYPAAAVQPDEGRLLWFLDRSAAADLTASKREFSSEEA, encoded by the coding sequence TGTGGCTGGGCGATCAAGCGATCCGTCGAAGCGGTCGGTTTCTTGTCGCGTTGTCCGGGGGCTCCACCCCGAAAGCACTCTACAGCTCGCTCTGTGGGCCTGCTCACCGGAATCGCCTGGACTGGTCGCGAGTGGAGTTTTGCTTTGGCGACGAGCGCTGCGTTCCCCCCTCCCACCCGGACAGCAATTTCGGATTGGCTCGCGACTACCTCTTTACGCCGCTGAACATCGCCCATGGGAAGATTCATCGGATGGAGGGAGAAGCCGATCCCTCCGCGGCAGCAACAGCCTATGAGTATCGTTTGCGCCAACTGGTAGGGGAAGCGGATGAGCGCTGGCCTCGCTTCGATCTCATCTTATTGGGGCTGGGCGAGGATGGGCACACCGCTTCATTGTTTCCCGGCACTGCTGCGGCTCAAGAAAAGACTCGTTGGGTGACACCCGGCTCGGCCCCGACCGGCACCAGGCAACGACTGACCCTCACAACAGGTGTGATCAATCATGCCGGTGTGGTACTGTTCCTCGTCACCGGAGCAAGCAAGGCGCCGGTCGCCCGGAAGGTTCTCGAGGGCGGAGCGACCGCTGCCGCGTCCTACCCTGCAGCAGCAGTGCAGCCTGATGAAGGCCGCCTGCTGTGGTTTCTGGACCGATCCGCGGCGGCTGACTTAACCGCCTCGAAACGCGAGTTTTCATCCGAAGAGGCTTAA